From Cupriavidus oxalaticus:
CCGCGCTCCATGCCGCAGACGCGGGAACCTCGGGCCCCGAGCGCGTAATCCGCTTCACGGTCTCGATCGGCGTGGCCGAATCGCCGGCCGACGCCCCGCTCGCGCTGGACGCGCTGCTGGCGATCGCCGACCGGCGCCTCTACGATGCCAAGACGCACGGGCGCAACCGCGTCGTCAGCGACGACGGGCTGCATGCGGGCGAAGCGGATATATCGGAGCGCTCGACCTGAGTTCGCACCTGAGTTTGCACCCCGGTTCGCCTCAGCGCAGCAGGAACGCGATATCGTCGACGCCGATCTCCGACACCTGGATGCCCTTGCGGCGCTGGAACAGGATGTGCTGCTGCACGCGGCTGCGCTGCTCGGCGAAGACCGCCGGATCGATCGGCGTACCCAGTCGCATGTAGTGCTGCACCAGCAGCTTGTAGGCGCGATGGCGCACCTGCATGGCCTCGGCCACGGCTCGCAGCCGCCGCATCTCGGCCGGACTGCGGTCCACCGCCTGGTGCAGTTCGTCGACGGTGCGGGCATGGAGTTCGCGATAGACGTCGCGTTCCGCCTCGGCCTGGTGCAAGGCGTCGCGCAACTCGCGGATCTTGCGCTGCAGTTTCAGCGTCTGCGTCACGGCCTGCTGGACCTTGCCGGCCGCGCCCAGTGCCTGGCTCGCCGCGGCCATGGTGCTCTTCCACAGGCCGCGCTCGCCGCCCGTCCCGATCAACGTATCCATCTGACCCCCGGTAGAAAGGACTTCCCTGCGCCGGGTACCGCATTGTTCTGTAGCCGAGAGCGGTTTTGCCGGCGCGCGACGCGCTGCCAGGTGGCAGGGCATCAGGCAATCCTAGAGATACCTATAACGGGTGCCAAGTAGAAGATATTTACTTCTGGATTGGGTGTTGCGTGGCAGGCAAAGACATTGGCCTTGATGCCAGCGGGCCGGACCATGACCGACACCGCTTTCCAAAAGCAAAAAAGCCCGGCTGCAAGAGCCGGGCTTTTTTATTCTGGTGGCCTGGGACGGAATCGAACCGCCGACACAAGGATTTTCAATCCTCTGCTCTACCGACTGAGCTACCGGGCCAAAGAAGTGAGACTATAACCGTTGTCTTTGGCGCCGTCAAGCGACATCTGCATCACTGGCTCACTGCTCGGCCGGTTCAGGCTTGTTGCGGCCCAGTTCGACACCGAGCTGCTTGAGCTTGCGGTACAGGTGGGTACGCTCCAGCCCGGTCTTCTCGGCCACGCGAGTCATGCTGCCGTGTTCGCGCAGCAGGTGGTACTCGAAGTAGGCGCGCTCGAACAGGTCACGCGCTTCACGCAACGGCATGTCGAACGAGAACTGCATCTCGGCCTCGGGCACGCGCGCAGGGCTGCCATTGGCGGCGGTCTCGGCTGCGGCTTCCGGTGCGGCGGTGGCGCTGGCGGATTCGGCCGAAGGAGCGCTTGCCGGCGCGGCGGTGGCGGCGGGAGCGCTGCGCGGGCGTTCGATGCCGCGTGCCAGGCCCTGCTCCACCGCGGACAGCAGCTTCTGCAGCGCGATCGGTTTTTCCAGGAAATTCAGCGCGCCGATCTTGGTGGCCTCGACCGCGGTGTCGATGGTGGCATGGCCCGACATCATGATGACGGGCATGCTCAGCTGGCCCTGCGCGGACCATTCCTTGAGCAGGCTGACGCCATCGGTATCGGGCATC
This genomic window contains:
- a CDS encoding response regulator, with protein sequence MATILVVDDEMGIRELLSEILSDEGHVVELAENAQQAREYRAGGTPDLVLLDIWMPDTDGVSLLKEWSAQGQLSMPVIMMSGHATIDTAVEATKIGALNFLEKPIALQKLLSAVEQGLARGIERPRSAPAATAAPASAPSAESASATAAPEAAAETAANGSPARVPEAEMQFSFDMPLREARDLFERAYFEYHLLREHGSMTRVAEKTGLERTHLYRKLKQLGVELGRNKPEPAEQ